In Peptostreptococcus equinus, the DNA window TAGATTGACTGGAACATGCAGTAAGCAAAGGCAATATTAATAAAATTGACATAATAAAATATAAACAACGTTTTTTCATTTTTTAAAAATTCCCCTAAATATAATAATAATTGTATATAAATTGGATAAAACCAAATAAAGAAGGTTGTAATATTTATTTATTAACTCTTAATTCATAACTACCACTTTTTTTAATTCTAATTATTTTATCTTCAGATTCTAATTCTCTTATAAGCTTTTGTATAGTGCTTTTTGGAATGTCAGGAAGTAGAGTATATATATCTTTTTGTATAACTCCATCATTTTTATTTATTGTATCTAAAATACCTGGTAAATATATATCTCTTTCTTTTATTAACTCGTTCATCCTATCACGTTCTCTATCACCAAAACTAAAACACGGGTCGGAGGAGTTATGACAATGCTCCCACATATCATCAAAATATATTTTTCCACCATCGCCTTTACTATAACAAAAATCTTTAAAATTTTCATATAAGTCAAGACACTTTTTATACTGATTTATTTTTTTATCCCTGGTATCTAAATCTGCAACCTTCCAACTAGCCTTATATATTTTATCCTCTTGATTTGAAATTTGAGAACTATATTTTAAAGAAAATTCATGAGAAAGTTTATCTTCTTTTTCTGTTCTACTAAATTTTGGATTTTCCTTTGATTTGCTTCCAACATAAATATTTGAAATTTTATATTCTATTTGTTTTAATTGAATATTTTGTAGGTCTATAATTGAGCGTATATGATTATCGTTAAAAACATCTTCATTATTAGAGATTTTTTTTGATTCTTTTAGAAGTATTTTTACAATTTCATTACTATTTTCTAAAATTTGTTTTATAGTACCATCAATTATAGTATTCCCTAAAATATTAGGCATTTTTATGCTTCTCAACTCTGATTCAATAGAGTAGTTGGCTATAACAATATCTATATCTAATGGGACATCATTTACATTTATGTGACTAATATCATAAATATCTTCATTGAATAGTTTTATTAAAACATTTTTTATCACTAATATAAATTCATTAGGATTGGAATTTATATATCTTCTATTTACATATTTAGTAGAAGATTTTCCAATGTCGTAAATATCATAGGCTGAAAGAAATTTATTTTTAAATGCCTTAAAAGATAATTTCGTTGCAAAATCACTATTTTGATTTATAGTAAAATTAAGTAAATCAAAATCTTTTCTTATTACAGATGATAAAATTAATGCATCATTAGAATAGAATTGGAAAGAACTGTTATTATGATATTTTCTAAGTTTAATTATCATATCCTCAGATTCTTTAACATTTCTATTATTTAGAATATTTCTTTCAAGACCATAATAGAAAATAAATACATATCCTATATCAATTGGTTGTGAAATATCTTCTAACCACTTTAAATATGTGTATCGCTCATCTGGATTCAATTTTTCATAAGAAGGGAAGTATCCTAGCTTTGAAGCTTTTATTTTATTTCCAATTGGAAGAGTGATAGAAATTGCTGAAGGCTCGTGGATACTAAAAATTAACGAAATATTTTCATTCTTATATACTTCTTCATTTGACGATAAATTTTTTCTAGGTCCATCATAAAACCACATTAAATCGACAATTTCATTTGGAATATTAATATTATCATTCCAATATACAGCAGAATATTTATTATTTTTTTCTAAATTATTTTGACTTTCTTTCTTAGCAAAAATTTTACTTAGAAATCCCATATAATCACCTACTTATTTTTATCTTCTTTTACAGTCTCTAATATAAGCTTTTTTAGATCGTCCATGTTTGTTATTTCATCAAGGACACCGCCATCTCTATTAGCAGCTATAGTTTCGATTTTATCACCTCTATTAATCTCTTTTATATCAGTTCTGCCCAATAGATAATCAACAGAAACATCAAACACATCCGCTAATAAAGCTAAATTTTCGCCAGTAGGTGTCATCTTGTTTGACAAATACCTAGATATTGTTGCTTGTGTTAGTCCGGTTCTTTTACTTAATTCAGTTCTTGATATTCCATAATCCTCTATACACTCATTTAGTCTTTTTACTAAGTTGCTCAATATAACACCCCCTAATAGCAACATTATATAATAATTTACGCAACAATTCTAATTGATTACGAAAAAGTACAAAAAAGTTACGCAAAAGTATTTACAGATACACAATAAAATGATATACTTTACGTAAGATAAAGAGAAGGGAGGAATAATATGCGAAGTTCAATTAATTCAGACGAATTAAAAAAAGCTAGGCTTTCAAAATTGATATACCAAAAAGAGCTAGCAGAAATGTTAGGAATATCAAATAAACAGTATAGCTTAAAAGAAACAGGTATTAGTGAGTTTACTAGAAGAGAAATCTCATTGTTAGCAAAGTATTTAGAATTATCACTAGAGGACGTATCTATAATTTTTTTGGATGACTTCTTACACTTACGTAATAATTAACTTATAGGTTAATTATAAAAGATGTAAGGAATAATTAACAGACACAAAAAACAGCTAATATACATAATTTATCCTACAAAAGAAGGTGGTGGCAAATGATTCAATTTATATATGGAATGATTGGTTGTGTTTTATTTAATCTAGTTTGGTTTTTAATACAACTTATTAAAGATAAGAGGGAAGAAGAAAATTCCCCTACATTCGAAAGTATAGAGGAATTACAAGATTATTATTTTTACAACAAAAAAAATGATAGAACAAAAAATAATGAATTTAAATACTAAGTTTTCTATGTGCTTTATCTGCAGCTGAAAATATATAATCAGATAAATTTATAAATGTTTCATTGAGATCTTTTGCGTATTGTTCTTCAGAAGATATTTGAAGAAAATCAGGAGAATCTTTTATATAATATGCACATTTAAATTCATATATTAAGTTAGGAGTTTTTTTATCTTTGAATCTGTATTCGCATTTAACAATTAAATCATAAAAAGCTTTTTGAATTTCTGGCTCTAAATAATAAAAAGCATTAGCTTTAAAAAAGTGTTCATTGAAAAGATTTATAAATGGTAAATAAAAACCAAAATATCTTTCCTCAAGTCTATTGAGTTTGTAGTGTTTTCTGTCGAGCCAGTCTTTAAAATATGTAGTTGCTAGTGATGAACAAATTCCTATTATTAATGATATTAAATATTGTTGGGATAAAAGAGTATTCTTCATATTGACCTCCATAATCTTTATTATAGGTCAATTATAACTTAAAAATATATTCAAATAAAGGTGGTGGCAAATGAAAAATAAAAATATATA includes these proteins:
- a CDS encoding TerB N-terminal domain-containing protein is translated as MGFLSKIFAKKESQNNLEKNNKYSAVYWNDNINIPNEIVDLMWFYDGPRKNLSSNEEVYKNENISLIFSIHEPSAISITLPIGNKIKASKLGYFPSYEKLNPDERYTYLKWLEDISQPIDIGYVFIFYYGLERNILNNRNVKESEDMIIKLRKYHNNSSFQFYSNDALILSSVIRKDFDLLNFTINQNSDFATKLSFKAFKNKFLSAYDIYDIGKSSTKYVNRRYINSNPNEFILVIKNVLIKLFNEDIYDISHINVNDVPLDIDIVIANYSIESELRSIKMPNILGNTIIDGTIKQILENSNEIVKILLKESKKISNNEDVFNDNHIRSIIDLQNIQLKQIEYKISNIYVGSKSKENPKFSRTEKEDKLSHEFSLKYSSQISNQEDKIYKASWKVADLDTRDKKINQYKKCLDLYENFKDFCYSKGDGGKIYFDDMWEHCHNSSDPCFSFGDRERDRMNELIKERDIYLPGILDTINKNDGVIQKDIYTLLPDIPKSTIQKLIRELESEDKIIRIKKSGSYELRVNK
- a CDS encoding helix-turn-helix domain-containing protein; amino-acid sequence: MSNLVKRLNECIEDYGISRTELSKRTGLTQATISRYLSNKMTPTGENLALLADVFDVSVDYLLGRTDIKEINRGDKIETIAANRDGGVLDEITNMDDLKKLILETVKEDKNK
- a CDS encoding helix-turn-helix transcriptional regulator, with product MRSSINSDELKKARLSKLIYQKELAEMLGISNKQYSLKETGISEFTRREISLLAKYLELSLEDVSIIFLDDFLHLRNN